The Cupriavidus necator DNA window GGCGGCCACCGGCTTTGCGCTGGCGAACACGCCCGGCGAGGCCCTGCCGGAGACGGCGCCGCCGACACCGGAAGAGCTGCGGCTGATCGCCCAGCTTGATCCGCACAACCTGCGCGCGGCCATCGTGCGCGGCAATCCTTCCGGACGCGTGTGAGGCCGACATGACAACGCCAGCTACCGAAGCCATCAGCCTTGGCCCCAATGCCGAGGTGCTCTACCAGGTCGCGGACGGCATTGCCACCGTGACCATGAACCGGCCGCAGTTCCACAACGCGCAGAACTCAAAGATGACCTACGCGCTGGACGAGGCCTACCGGCGCGCCGCCGCGGACGACGCGGTCAAGGTGATCGTGCTGCGCGGTGCTGGCAAGCATTTCTCGGCCGGGCACGACATCGGCACGCCGGGGCGCGACATCAACGAGTCGTTCGAGCGTGCCTCGCTCTGGTATGACCATGTCAACAAGCCGGGCGGCGAGTTTCTCTATGCCCGCGAGCAGGAGGTCTACCTGGGCATGTGCCGGCGCTGGCGCGAGCTGCCCAAGCCGACCATCGCCATGGTGCATGGCGCCTGCATCGCCGGCGGGTTGATGCTGGCATGGGTATGCGACCTGATCGTGGCGTCGGACGATGCCTTCTTTGCCGATCCGGTGGTGCGCATGGGCATTCCCGGCGTCGAGTACTTCGCGCATCCCTACGAGCTGCATCCGCGCATCGCCAAGGAGTTCCTGTTCCTGGGCGAGCGCATGGGCGCCGAACGCGCCGAGCGCATGGGCATGGTCAACCGCGTGGTGCCGCGCGACGCGCTGGAAGACACCGTCTACGGCATGGCCGCCAAGGTCGCGCAGATGCCGCGGCTGGGCCTGACGCTGACCAAGCAGGCGGTCAACCATGTGGAAGACCTGCAGGGCAAGCGCACCGCGATGGATGCGGTGTTTGCCTGGCACCACTTCGCCCATGCGCACAACGAGCTGGTCAGCGGCGACAAGCTCGGCGGCTATGACGCGCGCGCCATGGCCGCTTCGCAACGCACCGGCGAGGACAAGGCATGAGCCCCGCGAGCCTGCACACCGTGCTGTGCGACCTGCTGGGCTGCCGCTACCCCATCGTGCAGACGGCGATGGGCTGGGTGGCGGATGCGAAGCTGGTCGCGGCCAGCGGCAATGCCGGGGCCTTCGGCTTCCTGGCCGGCGCCACCATTGCGCCCGGCGAGGTCGAGCGCGAGATCCTGCGCGTGAAGGCGCTCAGCGACCGGCCCTTCGGCATCAACTTCCACATGTTCCAGCCCAACGCGGATGAAGTGATCGAGATGGCGATCCGCCACCGGCTGCGCGCCGTCAGCTACGGGCGTGGCCCGGACGCGAAGATGATCGGCAAGCTCAAGGCGGCCGGCGTGGTCTGCATGCCGACCGTGGGCGCGGCCAAGCATGCGGCCAAGGCCGTGGAACTGGGTGCGGACGTGGTCACCGTGCAGGGCGGCGAGGGCGGCGGCCATACCGGCGGCACGCCGACCACGCTGCTGCTGCCGCAGGTGCTGGACAGCGTGAGCGTGCCGGTGGTGGCCGCCGGCGGCTTCTTCGACGGCCGCGGACTGGCCGCGGCACTGGCCTACGGCGCGGCCGGCGTGGCCATGGGCACGCGCTTCCTGATGTCGGCCGAATCGCCGGTGCCGGCGCCAACGCTGGAGCGCTACGTCAAGGTGCGCGACCCGGCCAGCATCCGCGTGTCGCTGGCCATTGACGGCCTGCCGCAGCGAATGATCGACAACGACCTGCTGCTGGCGCTGGAGAAGGCCGGTCCGCTGCGGCGCACCTGGCTGGCGCTGGCGGCCGCGCGCAAGTGGCAGGCGCGTACCGGCATGCGCAGCGCGCAGATGCTGGCCACCGCCTGGCGCGCGATGCGCGAGCAGGACTACAGCGCCGCCCAGACCCTGATGGCCGCCAACGCGCCGGTGCTGATCCAGCGCGCGATGGTCGAGGGATGCCCCGATGAAGGCGTGCTGCCCAGCGGCCAGGCCGCCGCGGCGATCCGGGCCATCGAATCCTGCGAGCAGATCGTGGCCGGCATGGCCGCGCAGGCACAGGCGCGCCTGGCGGCGCTGGCTGGCGCCGGACTGGCTGCAGCGGCCTGACCCACAGACAGAGGAAACCATGCAAACGAACAAAAAGACCGGGCCGTTCCGCATCGACACCGCCGATGGCATCGCCGAACTGGTGATCGACCATGCGCCAGTCAATGCGCTCGACTGCGCCGGCTGGCATGCGCTGGCCGCCGCGATCGACCAGCTGGGCACCGATCCCGCCGTGCGCGTGATCGTGCTGCGCGGCGAAGGCCGCGGCTTCTGCGCCGGCGTCGACATCAAGGAGCTGGCCGCGCACCCGCAGCGCATCGTCGATGTCAACGCCGGTAACTACGCCACCTTCCGCGCCGTGCACCGCAATCCCAAGCCGGTCATCGTGGCCGTGCACGGCTTCGTGCTGGGCGGCGGCATCGGCATCTGCGGCGCGGCCGACATCATCGTGGCCGCAGATTGTGCGCGCTTTGGCGTGCCGGAGATCGACCGCGGCGCCATGGGCGGCGGCGCCCACCTGCAGCGCATGTTCGGCGTGCAGAAGGTCAGGGCGATGTACTTCACCGGCGAGATGATCGATGCCGCCGAGGCGTACCGGCTGGGCGCGGTCGAGCGCGTGGTGCCGCGCGCAGAGTTGCGCGAGGCCGCCATGACGCTGGCCCGCCAGATCGCCGCCAAGAGCCCGGCCATGCTGCAGCTGGCCAAGGAAGCGCTCAACGGCGTGGAAGACGGCAACTTGGAGGACAAATACCGCTGGGAACAGGGCTTCACGCTGCAGGCCTACATGAGCGCCGATTCCGGCGAGGCGCGCGCCGCCTTTGTCGAAGGCCGCGAAGCCCGCTTTGCGCAGGGAGAGCGCGATGCAGCTTGAATACACCGACGCCCAGCGCGCCTTCCGCGCCGAGGTGCGCGACTGGATGGCCGCGCACGTGCCGCGCACGCCGCTGGCGAGCTTCGATACCGAAGCGGGCTTCGCCCAGCACCGCGCGTGGGAGGCCACGCTCAACCAGGGCCGCTGGAGCATGGTCACGTGGCCGGCCGAGCTGGGCGGGCGCGGCTGCGACCTGATCGAGTGGCTGATCTTCGAGGAGGAGTACTGGCGTGCCGGCGCGCCGATGCGCGTCAACCAGAACGGCATCTTCCTGCTCGGGCCCACGCTGATGGAATTCGGCACCGAGGCGCAGAAGGCGCGCTTCCTGCCGCGCATGGCCTCGGGCGAGCATGTCTGGGCGCAGGGCTGGTCCGAGCCGAGCGCAGGCTCGGACATGGCCGCGATCCGCTGCAGCGCGATCCGGCAGGGCGATGACTATGTGATCAACGGCCAGAAGATCTGGTCGACGCGGGCGGTGTGGGCGGACTGGCTGTTCGGCCTGTTCCGCACCGACCCGGCCTCGACCCGACACCATGGCCTGACCTTCATCCTGATGCCGCTGGACACGCCCGGCATCATCGTGCGCCCGATCCGCCAGCTCAACGGCCAGACCGGCTTTGCCGAGATCTTCTTCGACGACGTGCGCGTGCCGGTGGAAAACCGCCTGGCCGCAGAAGGCGCCGGCTGGCAGGTGGCCATGGCCACCGCCGGCTTCGAACGCGGCCTGATGCTGCGCTCGCCGGCGCGCTTCCAGGAAACCGCGCGCGCGCTGGTCAGGCTGTACCAGGCCAACCGCGAGGCGGCGGACCGCGACCCGTCGCTGCGCGAGGCGGTGCTGCGCGCCTGGATGGACGCCGAGGCCTACACGCTGTCCACCTACGCCACCGCGAGCCGCCTGGTGCGCGGCGGCCATATCGGCGCGGAGTCGAGCACGAACAAGGTGTTCTGGTCCGAGCTGGACATCCATATGCACGATACCGCGCTGGCCATCCTGGGGCAGTCCGCAGAGGTCGCGCCCGACGGCCAGCCGCCGGGTTCGCTCGGCCACTGGCTGGATGGCTTCCTGTTCTCGCAGGCCGGGCCGATCTATGCCGGCACCAACGAGATCCAGCGCAATATCGTCGCCGAGCGCCTGCTCGGCATGCCGCGCGCATGACGGCACCCGGGGAAAACACCATGGATTTCGCATTGACCGAAGAGCAGGAGCAGTTTGCCGAGGCGATCCGGCGCTTCCTGATGACCGAGATGACGCCCGAACTGACGCGCGAGCTGTGGGCCACCGAGTCTGGCCGCTCCGACGCGCTGTGGCGCCAGCTTGCCAACCAGGGCCTGACCGCGGTGATGGTGCCGCAGGAGCAGGGCGGACTGGGGCTGGGCGAGGTCGAATGGGCGCCGCTGGCGCAGGCCTGCGGCTACTTTGCGCTGCCCGAGCCTTTGCTGGACACTGCGCTGGTCGCGGCCGGGCTGCTGCGCGATGCGCTCGCGGCGGCGCCGAACGCCTCGGCGCACGAACGCTGCGCCACGCTGCTGGAGCGCATCGCCGCCGGCGATGCCCGCGTGGCGGTGGCGCATCCGCAAGAGCGGCTGGTGGCCGACGCCCATGTCGCCGACGCGATCCTGTGCGCGCACGAAGGTGCCGTGCACCTGCTGCGGCCCGACCAGGCCGTGCTGACGGCGCGCACCGGGCTCGATCCTTCGCGCCGCCTGTTCGAGCTGGCGTGGACGCCGGCCGCGGAGTCCGAACTGATCCCGTCCGGTAGTGGCCTGTGGAGCAGCGCGCTGAACCGCGGCGCGCTTGGCGTGGCCGCGCAGCAGCTGGGCCTGACCCAGCGCATGCTGGACCTGGCGATCGACTACAGCGCGCAGCGCAAGCAGTTCGGCAAGGCCATCGGCGCCTACCAGGCGGTCAAGCACCTGCTGGCCGACGTGGCGATCCAGCTCGAGTTCGCCCGGCCGGTGCTGCTGCGCGCCGCCGCCGCGCTGGCGCACGGCCTGCCCGATGCGGGCCTGCATGTCTCGCACGCCCGCGTGGCCGCCGCGCGCTGCGCGTGGAGCGCGGCGCGCCAGGCGATCCAGGTGCATGGCGCAATGGGCTACACCTGGGAGCTGGACCTGCAGATCTTCACCAAGCGCGCCTGGGCCCTGGCGGGAAGCTGGGGCGACCGTGCCTTCCACAAGGCGCGCATGGGCGCGCACATCCTTGACGGCGTGCATGAGATCGGCGCCGGCGCCACCTTCGCCTGAATCCAAAGAGAACCAAGACCATGAAAGACGCCTATATCGTTGATGCCCTGCGCACGCCCACCGGGCGCCGCAAGGGCGGACTGTCGCACATGCACGGCGCCGACCTGGGCGGCTTCGTGCTGGCCGAGCTGGTGCGCCGCAACGGCATTCCCGCCGAGGATTATGACGACGTGGTGTTCGGCTGCGTCGACACCATCGGCCCGCTGGCCGGCAATATCGCCCGCAGCGCGTGGCTGGCCGCCGGCCTGCCGCTGACGGTGCCGGGCGTGACCGTGGACCGCCAGTGCGGCTCGTCGCAGCAGGCCGTGCACTTTGCCGCGCAGGCAGTGATGAGCGGCACGCAGGACGTGGTGATCGCCGGCGGCGTGCAGACCATGACCCAGATCCCGATCTCGTCGGCCATGCTGGCCGGGCAGGCACTGGGCTTTGCCGACCCGTTCTCGGGCAGCAAGGGCTGGCAGACGCGCTTTGGCGATGCGCCGGTGTCGCAGTTCCATGCGGCGCAGCGCATTGCCGATCACTGGAAGCTGTCGCGCGAGGCCATGGAAGCCTACGCGCTGGCAAGCCATCAGCGCGCCGCCGCGGCCATCGAAGGCGGCCGCTTTGCGCGCGAGATCGTGCCGTGCGCAGGCGTGAAGCATGACGAGACCCCGCGCCCCGATACCACGCTGGCCAGGATGGCTGCGCTGGAACCGCTGATGCCCGGCAGTTCGCTGACTGCGGCTGTGTCCAGCCAGACCGCCGATGCCGCCGCCGCGCTGCTGATCGTCTCGGAAGACGCGCTCAAGCGCTACCAGCTCAAGCCGCGTGCGCGCATCGCGCATATGAGCGTGCTGGGCGACGACCCGCTGTGGATGCTGACCGCGCCGATCCCTGCAACCAGACGCGCACTGGAGCGCAGCGGCCTGCGCCTGGCCGATATCGACGTGGTCGAGATCAATGAAGCGTTCGCCTCGGTGGCGATGGCATGGCTGGCCGAAACCGGCTACGCGGCCGAGCGCACCAACCCCAACGGCGGCGCCATCGCACTGGGCCACCCGCTGGGCGCCACCGGCGCGCGCCTGATGACCACGCTGCTGCATGAGCTGGAACGCACCCGCGGGCGCTACGGCCTGCAGACCATGTGCGAAGGCGGTGGCCTGGCCAACGTCACCATCATCGAACGCTTGTAAGGAGACCGCCATGGGAATCTGCGACGCACGCACCGTCATCATCACCGGCGCCGGCGGCGGGCTGGGCCGTGCCTATGCGCTGGCCTTCGCCGCCGAGGGCGCCAACGTGGTCGTCAACGACATCCGGCGCGAGGCGGCCGAGGCCGTCTGCGCGGAGATCCGTGCAGCCGGCGCGAAGGCAAAAGCGGCGCTGGCCAGCGCTGACGACATCACGCAGCTGGCCACCGCGCAGCGCATCGTCGATGCCGCGGTCGAGGCCTTCGGCGAGGTCCACGTGCTGGTCAACAACGCCGGCATCTGCCGCGACCGCATGTTTGTCAGCCTGACCGAAGCGGACTGGGACGACGTCATGCGCGTGCACCTGCGCGGCCACTTCTGCCTGGCCAACCTGCTCGCCAAACGGTGGCGCGATGCCGCCAAGGCCGGCCGCGCCGTCGACGCGCGCATTATCAACACCAGCTCCGGCGCGGGCCTGCAGGGTTCTGTCGGGCAGTCCAACTACGCCGCCGCCAAGGCCGGCATTGCCGCGCTCACGCTGGTGCAGGCCGCCGAGCTGGGCCGCTATGGCATCACCGCCAATGCGCTGGCGCCGGCGGCGCGCACCGGCATGACCGAAGACGTGTTCGCCGACATGATGCGGGCGCCGGCCGACGGCTTCGACTACTACGACCCGGCCAACGTCGCGCCGCTGGTGGTGTGGCTGGGCAGCGCCGCCTCCGCGCAGGTCAACGGGCGCATGTTCGAGGCGGCCGGCGGCATGGTTTCCGTGGCCGACGGCTGGCGCACCGGACCCAGGACCGACAAGGGATCGCGCTGGCAGCCGGCCGAACTGGGCGCAGCCGTGGCGGAACTGCTGGCGCAGGCGCAGCCGCCCCAGCCGGTCTACGGCAGCTGAGCGCGACGGCCATGGACTTCTCCCTTAGCCTCGAACAGCAGATGGTACGCGACAGCGCGCGCGACTACCTCGCCGCGCACAGCGATTCGGCGGCGGTGCGGCGCGTGACCGAGGCGGGCGCCGCGCACGACGAAGCGCTGTGGCACGCGGTCGCGGGCGAACTCGGCTGGTGCGGCATCGCACTGCCCGAAGCCGTGGGCGGCGCCGGCCTGGGGGCGCCCGGGCTGGTGCTGCTGCAGGAACAACTGGGCCAGCGCCTGGCCTGCGTGCCGTTCTGGTCCGCCGTGTGCGTGGCCGCGCCCTGGCTTCAGGCCAGCCTGGGCCCGCGCGGCAGCGCGCATTGGCTGGAACGGCTGGCGTGTGGCGAGCTGCGTGCCGCCGCGGTGTTGCCGGACGATGGCGGCTGGCAGTACGACGGCGTCGCCATTGGCGCGCAGGCGGGCGCGGATGGCTTCGTGCTGCGCGGCTGCGCCGCCCAGGTGGCCGATGCCGCCGGCGCCGACTGGCTGCTGGTGCCGGCCCGGCTCGAAGACGGCGTGCCTGCGCTGTTCCTGCTGGAGCCAGCAGCACTGGCACAGGATGCGCGAATCATGCTGGCGCCGCTCGATACGCTGGACCGCACGCGGCCGCAGGCCGCGCTGCGGCTGGACGGGCTGCCCGTGCCCGCCAGCGCCTGCCTGGCGCGCGCGGACGCGGCGGCGTTTGGCCTGGCCCAGGCCTGGTGGCACGGCAAGCTGATGCTGGCGGCGGAGCAGCTTGGCGCGGCCCAGCAATGCCTGGACCTGACCGTAGCTTATGCCTCGGAACGGATCCAGTTCGGGCGCGCCATCGCCTCGTTCCAGGCGGTCAAGCACCGCTGCGCGCAGATGATGGTGCTGGTCGAGGCGGCGCGCTCGGCGGTGTATGGCGCGGCGCAGGCGTGGGAAACGGGCGAGGTGGCCGATGGTACCGGCATCCGCCTCGACATCGCCGCCGCATCCGTGGCAGCCGACGATGCCCTGCGCTTCTGCGCGCAGGAGGCCATCCAGTTGCATGGCGGTGTCGGCTTCACCTGGGAATACGACCCCCAGCTCTATTTCAAGCGCGCGCAGGCCGCCAGCCACTGGCTGGGCGGTGCCGGCGCGGCGCTGGCGTATCTCGCAGCAAATGGCCCGAACGCGTGGAGGACAGCATGACAGCGAATCAAGAGGCGGCATTCCGCGCCGAAGTCGCGCAGTGGATGGCCGCCAACCTGGCCGGCGAGTTCGCCTGCCTGAAGCACCGCGGCGGCCCCGGCGACGAAGAGGCCTATCCCGAACTGCGCAAGGCGTGGGAGCGCCGGCTGGCCGAAGGCGGCTGGACCGGCCTGGGCTGGCCGCGCGCGCATGGCGGGCGCGAGCTGCCGGTCATGCAGCAGGTGATCTTCCATGAGGAATACGCGCGGGCAGGGGGGCCGGGCCGCATGGGCCATATCGGCGAGGGGCTGATCGGCCCGACCCTGGTCGCCTTCGGCACCGACGACCAGAAGGCGCGCTTGCTGCCCGGCATCCTGAACGGCACCACGTTCTGGTGCCAGGGGTATTCGGAGCCTGGCGCGGGCTCGGACCTGGCCAATGTGCGCACGCGGGCGGAGCGCGATGCGGCCACCGGCGACTGGCTGGTGAGCGGCCAGAAGGTGTGGACCTCGCTCGCGCACGATTCGGACTGGATCTTCGTGCTGGCGCGCTGCGAGCCCGGCTCGCGCGGCAGCAAGGGCCTGGTCTTCCTGATGCTGCCGCTGGACCAGCCCGGCATCGAGATCCGGCCGATTCGCCAGATGGGCGGCGGCGCCGAATTCAACGAGGTGTTCTTCGACGGCGCACGTGCCGCCGCCGCCGATGTGCTGGGCGCGCCCGGCGATGGCTGGCGCATCGCCATGGCGCTGCTGGGCTTCGAGCGCGGCATCTCCACGCTGGGCCAGCAGATGCAGTTCACGCACGAACTGGAATGGGTGGCGCAGGCCGCGCGCGACAACGGCAGCAGCCGCGACGCGCTGGTGCGCCAGCGCATCGCGCGCGCCTGGGCCGGCCTGCGCGTGATGCGCGCCAATGCGCTGCGCATGCTGGCGGGCGCGGCGCAGGCGGGCCAGGACGGCGGCACCGCGCTGCAGCGCGACGCGCTGATCTACAAGTACTACTGGTCCAACTGGCACCGAGACCTGGGCCAGCTGGCGCTGGACGTGCTGGGTCCGCTGGCCAATGTGCTGGACGCCGGCGACACGCGCCGCACGCGGCTGCAGCAGATGGCGCTGTTCTCGCGCGCCGACACCATCTACGCCGGCACCAACGAAATCCAGCTCAACATCATCGCCGAACGCGGCCTCGGCATGCCGCGCGAAGCACGAGGACAGTCATGACCCTGAACACCGAAATCCCCAGCGGCCCGGCCTATGTGCCTGGCCATCAGTTGCTCGCCGGCAAGAGTGTGCTCATCACCGCCGCGGCGGGCGCCGGCATCGGCTTTGCCGCCGCGCGCCGCTGCGCCGAGGAGGGCTGCCGCGCGCTGATGATCTCCGACGTCCATGAGAAGCGCCTGGCCGAAGCGGTCGGGCGCCTGCGCGCGGAAACCGGCCTGCAGGCGATCCATGGCCAGCTTTGCGATGTATCGGATGAAGCGCAGGTGCGCGCACTTGTGGCCGCCGCCGAAGAAGCCTTGGGCGGAACCGACGTGCTGATCAACAACGCCGGCCTGGGCGGCTCGCGCCGCCTAGTTGATATGGACGATGCCGAGTGGTCGCGCGTGATCGATATTTCCCTCACGGGCACCTTCCGCATGACGCGAGCGATGTTGCCGCACATGCAGGCGCGCCGGCGCGGCGCCATCGTCAACAACGCCTCGGTGCTGGGCTGGCGTGCGCAGAAGGAGCAGTCGCACTACGCCGCGGCCAAGGCCGGGGTGATGGCGCTGACGCGCTGCAGCGCGATGGAAGCCGCCGAATTTGGCGTGCGCATCAATGCGGTGGCGCCCAGCATCGCGCTGCATGACTTCCTGAAGAAGTCGGCGCCGGCCGACCTGCTGCGCCAGCTCAGCGAGCGCGAAGCGTTCGGGCGCGCGGCCGAGGTGTGGGAGGTGGCCAATGTGATGGTATTCCTGGCCAGCGACTATGCCTCGTACATGACGGGCGAGGTGCTGCCGGTGAGCAGCCAGCGGGCTTGAAGGGAAACAGTTGGGACCGGGAACAACGCAGGAACCAGACATGCCAAGAATCTTCCGTTCTGCCGAAGACATCCACGCCGCCGTCGGCCAGCGCCTCGGCGAGAGCGCCTGGACCCAGATCACCCAGGAACAGGTCAACCAGTTCGCCAATGCCACTGGCGACCACCAGTGGCTGCACGTGGACCCGGAGCGCGCCGCGCAGGGCCCATACGGCGCCTGCATCGCGCACGGCTACCTGACGCTGGCGCTGGTCAACCAGTTCCTGCCGGAGCTGGTCACGGTCGAAGGCATGAAGTGGGGCGTCAACTACGGCTGCGACAAGGTGCGCTTCCCGGCGCCGGTGCGCGTGGGCGCGCGCGTGCGCGGGGTGGGGGAACTGGTGCGGGCCGAGACCTTGCAGGGCGGCGTGCAGTCGGTGGTGCGCATGACCGTGGAAATCGAAGGCGGAGACAAGCCGGCCTGCGTGGCCGAGACCATCAGCCGCTATTACTTCTGAACAGGAATCCAGAATGAAAGAAGCAGTCATTGTCGCCGTCGCGCGCACACCGATCGGCAAGGCCTTCCGCGGTGCCTTCAACGACACCGAGGCCCCGGTGCTGGGCGGCCACGTGGTGCGCGCGGTGGTGGAGCGCGCCGGCGTGGATCCGTCCGAGGTGGAAGATGTGCTGATCGGCGCGGCCGCGCAGCAGGGCACCCAGGGCTACAACCTGGGCCGCCTGTGCGCTGTGGCGGCCGGCCTGCCGGACAGCGTGCCCGGCATGACCATGGACCGTATGTGCGGCTCGGGCCTGATGACGATCGCTGCGGGCGCCCGCGCGATCCAGTGCGGCGAGGCCGACATCATCATCGCCGGCGGCGCGGAATCTATCTCGCTGACGCAGACCAGGCACAAGAACAGCTACCGCGCCCAGTCCGAAGCGGTGCTGGCGCGGCAGCCGGCAGCCTATATGGCAATGATCGAGACCGCCGAGGTGGTGGCGCGCCGCTATGGCATCAGCCGCGCCGAGCAGGACGCCTACGCCTGGCGCAGCCAGCAGCGCACCGCCGAGGCGCAGCGGCGCGGTGCCTTCGATGACGAGATCGTGCCGCTGGAAACGCGCCGCGCGCTGTTCGACAAGGCCGGCACGCTGACCGGCCACGAGACCGTTCGGCTTGCGCACGACGAGTGCAACCGGCCCGATACCACGGCCAGCAGCCTGGAGGCGCTGAAGCCGGTCTGGAGCGGCGGCCAGGCGGTGGCCGCCGGCGAGCACATCACTGCCGGCAATGCCTCGCAGTTGTCGGACGGCGCCGCCGCGGTGCTGATGATGAGTGCCGACGAGGCCCGCCGGCGCGGCCTGCGCCCGCTGGGCCGCTACCGCGGCATGGCGGTGGCGGGCTGCGCGCCGGACGAGATGGGGATCGGCCCGGTATTCGCCGTACCCAGGCTGCTCGCGCGCCATGGCATGACGGTGGCCGACGTGGGCCTGTGGGAGCTGAACGAGGCCTTTGCCTGCCAGGTGCTGTACTGCCAGCAGAAGCTGGGCATCCCGGATGCGCGCCTGAATGTCAACGGCGGCGCGATCTCGATCGGCCATCCGTTCGGCATGTCGGGTGCGCGCATGACCGCGCATGCATTGATTGAAGGCCGGCGCCGCGGCGTGCAGCAGGCAGTGGTGACCATGTGCATCGGTGGCGGCATGGGTGCCGCCGCGCTGTTCGACGTTCTGTAATTACAAGCAGCCCCTGCAGGGACGGCCCGCAACGAGGCCGCCTGCCATCACTCCAACCGGAGGAGACATCATGAAACGACTGATCGGCGTCGCCATGTCGCTGGCCGTGCTGGCCACCGCGGTATGGGCCTTCGCGCCGCGCCCGCTGCCGCCGTTCGCGGCCACGACGCTGCGCCCGGACGGCCTGCAGGTCAACGGCATCGCGCGCGCCGGCGAGCGCCTGGTGGCAGTGGGCGAGCGCGGCCAGATCCTGTTCAGCGACGACCAGGGCGGCAACTGGCGCACGGCCGTGGTGGATCATCCGCAAGGCGCCGCGCTGACCCAGGTGGCCTTTGCCGACAGCCGCCACGGCATGGCGGTCGGGCACAGCGGCTGGATCTTGCGCACGGAAGACGGCGGTGCGCACTGGCAGCAGGTGGCGTTCGACGCGAGCTCGTCCGATCCGCTGCTCGGCGCCTGGGCCCAGGCGGGCGGCCCGTGGTTCGCGGTCGGCAGCTTTGGCCGCTTCCTGGTCTCGCGCGACCAGGGCAGGCACTGGGAGCCGGCCGCAGACAAGGCCATGCAGGACCGCCACCTCAACGGCATTGCCGGCGACGGGCAGGGGCGCCTGATGCTGGTCGGCGAAACCGGCCTGGTGCTGCGCTCGCCCGACGGCGGCAGCCGCTGGGAGGTGGTGAAGTCCCCCTACGAGGGATCGCTGTACGGCGTGCAGCCGCTGCGCGATGGCGCCTGGCTGGCCTTCGGCATGCGCGGCAACGCCTTGCGCAGCGAGGACTTCGGCGCCACCTGGCAGGCCGCGGACACTGGCCTCAAGACCTCGTTCTTCGGCGGCGTCGAGCTGCCCGATGGGCGCATCGTGCTGGCCGGGCAGGGTGGCACGATGGTGATGTCCGCCGACGGCGGGCGCCACTTCACCGCCCTGCCCGCCGGCAGCCCGCAGACCCTGGCCGCGCTGGCCCCTGCCGGCAAGGACAAGCTGGCGCTGGGCGGCAATGGCGGCCTTGCCGGCGCCACGCTCGCCGCCAACCCCCGCTGACCCTGGCTTACCGAATGCGAGAACGATCATGACCCGCCCCCATTCCTCCGGCCGCCTGGGCCGCCTTGTCGATGCCTGCGCCAGCCTGCTGATGCACCGGCGCCGCCTGCTGCTGGTGCTGTGCCTGGCCGTGACCGTGGCGCTGGGCGCCTCGGCCACGCGGCTGCGGCTCGATCCCGGCTTCAACAAGATGATCCCGCTGCAGCACCCGTTCATGCAGGTGTTCACCAAGTACGCGAGCACCTTTTCCGGTGCCAATACGGTGCTGCTGAGCCTGCGCTGGAAGGGCGACGGCGATATCTACAACGCGGCCTTCATGGACAAGCTGCGCCGCGCCACCGATGACGTGTTCTTCATCCCCGGCGTGGACCGCTCGCGCGTGTTCTCGCTGTTCACGCCCAATGTGCGCTACACCGAGGTGACGGAGGCGGGCTTTCGCGGCGACGTGGTGGTGCCGGGGCGCTTCTCCGGCACGCCGGCCGAGCTCGACAAGGTGCGCCGCAACGTGGCGCGCTCCGGCCAGATCGGCCGCCTGGTCAGCAACGACCTGAGGTCCGCGCTGATCCGCGCGGAATTGCGCGAGACCGATCCGGCCACCGGCAAGACCATCGACTACGGTTCGGTCGCGCGCCAGCTGGAGA harbors:
- a CDS encoding enoyl-CoA hydratase — its product is MTTPATEAISLGPNAEVLYQVADGIATVTMNRPQFHNAQNSKMTYALDEAYRRAAADDAVKVIVLRGAGKHFSAGHDIGTPGRDINESFERASLWYDHVNKPGGEFLYAREQEVYLGMCRRWRELPKPTIAMVHGACIAGGLMLAWVCDLIVASDDAFFADPVVRMGIPGVEYFAHPYELHPRIAKEFLFLGERMGAERAERMGMVNRVVPRDALEDTVYGMAAKVAQMPRLGLTLTKQAVNHVEDLQGKRTAMDAVFAWHHFAHAHNELVSGDKLGGYDARAMAASQRTGEDKA
- a CDS encoding NAD(P)H-dependent flavin oxidoreductase, producing MSPASLHTVLCDLLGCRYPIVQTAMGWVADAKLVAASGNAGAFGFLAGATIAPGEVEREILRVKALSDRPFGINFHMFQPNADEVIEMAIRHRLRAVSYGRGPDAKMIGKLKAAGVVCMPTVGAAKHAAKAVELGADVVTVQGGEGGGHTGGTPTTLLLPQVLDSVSVPVVAAGGFFDGRGLAAALAYGAAGVAMGTRFLMSAESPVPAPTLERYVKVRDPASIRVSLAIDGLPQRMIDNDLLLALEKAGPLRRTWLALAAARKWQARTGMRSAQMLATAWRAMREQDYSAAQTLMAANAPVLIQRAMVEGCPDEGVLPSGQAAAAIRAIESCEQIVAGMAAQAQARLAALAGAGLAAAA
- a CDS encoding enoyl-CoA hydratase family protein — encoded protein: MQTNKKTGPFRIDTADGIAELVIDHAPVNALDCAGWHALAAAIDQLGTDPAVRVIVLRGEGRGFCAGVDIKELAAHPQRIVDVNAGNYATFRAVHRNPKPVIVAVHGFVLGGGIGICGAADIIVAADCARFGVPEIDRGAMGGGAHLQRMFGVQKVRAMYFTGEMIDAAEAYRLGAVERVVPRAELREAAMTLARQIAAKSPAMLQLAKEALNGVEDGNLEDKYRWEQGFTLQAYMSADSGEARAAFVEGREARFAQGERDAA
- a CDS encoding acyl-CoA dehydrogenase family protein translates to MQLEYTDAQRAFRAEVRDWMAAHVPRTPLASFDTEAGFAQHRAWEATLNQGRWSMVTWPAELGGRGCDLIEWLIFEEEYWRAGAPMRVNQNGIFLLGPTLMEFGTEAQKARFLPRMASGEHVWAQGWSEPSAGSDMAAIRCSAIRQGDDYVINGQKIWSTRAVWADWLFGLFRTDPASTRHHGLTFILMPLDTPGIIVRPIRQLNGQTGFAEIFFDDVRVPVENRLAAEGAGWQVAMATAGFERGLMLRSPARFQETARALVRLYQANREAADRDPSLREAVLRAWMDAEAYTLSTYATASRLVRGGHIGAESSTNKVFWSELDIHMHDTALAILGQSAEVAPDGQPPGSLGHWLDGFLFSQAGPIYAGTNEIQRNIVAERLLGMPRA
- a CDS encoding acyl-CoA dehydrogenase family protein; translated protein: MDFALTEEQEQFAEAIRRFLMTEMTPELTRELWATESGRSDALWRQLANQGLTAVMVPQEQGGLGLGEVEWAPLAQACGYFALPEPLLDTALVAAGLLRDALAAAPNASAHERCATLLERIAAGDARVAVAHPQERLVADAHVADAILCAHEGAVHLLRPDQAVLTARTGLDPSRRLFELAWTPAAESELIPSGSGLWSSALNRGALGVAAQQLGLTQRMLDLAIDYSAQRKQFGKAIGAYQAVKHLLADVAIQLEFARPVLLRAAAALAHGLPDAGLHVSHARVAAARCAWSAARQAIQVHGAMGYTWELDLQIFTKRAWALAGSWGDRAFHKARMGAHILDGVHEIGAGATFA
- a CDS encoding acetyl-CoA C-acetyltransferase — its product is MKDAYIVDALRTPTGRRKGGLSHMHGADLGGFVLAELVRRNGIPAEDYDDVVFGCVDTIGPLAGNIARSAWLAAGLPLTVPGVTVDRQCGSSQQAVHFAAQAVMSGTQDVVIAGGVQTMTQIPISSAMLAGQALGFADPFSGSKGWQTRFGDAPVSQFHAAQRIADHWKLSREAMEAYALASHQRAAAAIEGGRFAREIVPCAGVKHDETPRPDTTLARMAALEPLMPGSSLTAAVSSQTADAAAALLIVSEDALKRYQLKPRARIAHMSVLGDDPLWMLTAPIPATRRALERSGLRLADIDVVEINEAFASVAMAWLAETGYAAERTNPNGGAIALGHPLGATGARLMTTLLHELERTRGRYGLQTMCEGGGLANVTIIERL